In Leptolyngbya subtilissima AS-A7, the genomic window AGGTCTCCACCACCACCTACGAACAGCTCAAGGGGCGCTACCACCTGCAGCGGCGGGGAGCGATCGCCGTCAAAGGCTGGGGCGAAATGGTCACCTACTGGCTGACAGGGCCACGCTAAGGCGGAAAAACGGCAATCGCCAACTGTAATGGAACATGGTGCCGTAGCGCTTCACCAGCGTCGGTCAGATCGAAAAGAGGGCGGCGAAGGAAGTAGTTCCAATCAAAATCACTTGATAGAAGCAGTACTATACCGAAACAATCAATTCTTCTGTACTACCCTGCGGCTCGAAGCTTCTGATGCCAGATCTTGTGGCCAGGATTTGATCGACTGACTCAAGAATTGACTTTAAGCCAGCCCCCTTAGAAAGGACAGCATCAGCTGAGGGACAAATACCTTCTGCAGAATAGAGCATATCGCTAGTGAAGAATGCAGACATCAGCACTAACAGAGGCGGTTGGCCAAGTTCACTCTTGAGTTTACAGATGAGCTCAGCTCCGTCTAAAGCTCTTTGGTAACTTCTTCCGGGCAAACAGAAATCAACCAGTGCCAAGTCGAATTGGTGATCAACTGGAATAAATTGAAAAGGGTCTTGGAAAGCTTTAGCCTTAAAACCTACTTGTTCTAACGAGCAGGCGAGTGCAAAGCCCCATGCTTCATTGTCATCAATAATAGCAACCCGCGTCATCTTCTAATGAAACCTACCTAGATTATTAAGTATCATCATCCAATTGCTTCTAGTTCACTTTTACTGCACGAAACACTTCTATGAATCCTCCTTGGGAAGGATATCTTAATAAAATCCAAAAAACAACAGTCCCTAAAACAATGCTCATACAGTTTTAAGAAGTGGTTTGGAATGATCTTTGGCTGTCTCTTGAGCCACTGAGAAATATTCAATTTTAATAATATTACTAAACATGCTCAATTCTTAAATGCTTCTCAATCGCCTATTGGGCAAACAATTGAAAGACCCAGACAACTTCTGCACATTTCAAAAATTATGAGTGGTTATCTATCGTGTGGATGAAGACCTTTTCACCCACACGATAGAGCAGAAGGCTCGCGGTGGCAGATAGGTTGGTAGCCATATTATTCGCTGTTCGCCAAAAGGTTTTCCTCAGAAGCTCTTTTTTTGGCAAATTCAGCATCAGGAGGAGCACGCAGAACCTGCCGCACCTGATAGTACGTCTCGATTGGTAAGGAGAATCGGTTATGAAGCTACCTATACTTAAAGCAAAAGGAGTCCTCATAGCAATTACTCTAATGCTGCCTTTAGGGCTAATTGGAACAGTAGTTTGGGAGCAAGAAGTAAGGGCACAACAAGACAGCCCTTCAAAACTATCTGACTCCTTACCGGATGGAGTATACCTCTATAGTGATGTGCCCCAGCCTGACCAAATTCAGCATAC contains:
- a CDS encoding response regulator — protein: MTRVAIIDDNEAWGFALACSLEQVGFKAKAFQDPFQFIPVDHQFDLALVDFCLPGRSYQRALDGAELICKLKSELGQPPLLVLMSAFFTSDMLYSAEGICPSADAVLSKGAGLKSILESVDQILATRSGIRSFEPQGSTEELIVSV